The nucleotide sequence tttatatatttgtaatttttttttattcctttatatattatatatatatatatatatatatatatatataattatataatctAATTAATAATGGCAAGAtttaatatgtaataataattatgttcattttgatatattgtcatataattattttaaaagagTAGAATAAATgtttacatttatttattttttttcatttctttcTACATAAAACTGGAAgcaatataaaaaagtcAAGATATTtaacaacaaaaaaaaaaaaaaaaaaaaaaatgttacCGTTTAGACCTTTAAGTCAGTTTGTTTTTCAGTTTTTGATCATAACATCAACAGCATTGGGTAAAGCATTTATACAAGTaagtttttaaaaatgaaaagggttatatataaatatatatatatatatatatatatatatatatattaacgtaagtattattattaacattcGAATTGCTCTTACAACATCATTATACAAATGTAGATATGAAAATAAGCATTAAACGTgtacattatttttatttattatttattttttttttttaattcgAAATTTCTGGGAAAATcaataaatacatatattacatatatgtttgtatgtatatgtttatttaagtatttatttcatttttgaATACCTATTTATAGGCTTATAgagaaataataaaaaataaacacaatacacattttataaaagaaaaatacaACCCTTGTATGAATATAGAAGAAgctttaaatatattaaacgtcgataaaacaaaaatatataaaaatttaaataaagaagaattaATGTCTTTAAAAGATGAAATAACAAATAGACACTTgattttaaataaattaaatgagAAAAATGGTCCATATAATGGTTCTGCctatatacaaaaaaaggCCAGAATTGCAAAGGATATATTGTTTCAGCATTTAAAATTACAataaaaagagaaaataacaaaaatatacatatatgtatatatgtatatatctatatatgtatatttttgatGTCCTTTTATTTggttattatattttttaatttaaagtttttttttttttttttttttttttttttttttttttgtgatatataaaaatatatacatattatttatatatatttacatatttgtattattaaaattatgaaaTTTTAAACACCCcaaattaatttttttttaaattatatatataaaagaatagcagataaatttgtatattaaaatataaatttatgtatatctgtaattcatattttattatgataacataaaattaaaatgcaaatatattattatgcacaattagaaaatttatatcaatatatcatttattttttttttatatattcatctataatttattttgaaaTTGTATCatgttttgtttttttgaaataaactacgcataatatatatatatatatatatatatatatatatgttgtatgtgtatttttttttttttgaactagatttttaaaataaacttttaatttaaaggaaaaataaaataaagcatacgtatatatatatatatatatatatatatatatgtattaatataatatttatattctggaccacaaaaaaatgttatatatatatatatatatatatatatgttggTACCAtttgattataataacTTCAAGAAGCAACACATTTCTTTTCccttttttcatttttcttttcttcaatagttatattattattttttcttttttttatataactgGAAAAAGTCATGGTTGGTATTTTCTGAACAATTAAGGCGTTTTCTTTGCCTTTTGGATATTTTGACATGTACACGTTAATGTCAAAATTTCTCTTACAACTGTTATAATTCATAAACCTAATTTTTCCAAACACAGTTCGTTCATTCCAACTTTGATCATGTATTCCCATAATTGAGCTCATGATTGAAACATATCCATGTGGACTTTTTGCATCAATAGAAAAATCATCATTTAATTTCATGGCACATTTTAAAGCTGTTTTCGAATTGCCTGACCAGTTCAGAATTTTTTTGCACCAATACATTCTCAGAAATTCATGAATTATACCTTCATTAATTAATTGCAGCTGACAACAATTCCATAAATCATCATGTGTTTTAGCATTTTTGAAGTCGTcaaaatcatataaatattctcTTTTATCTGAATCgtgtttttttaaagaatcTTTAGCCCAGTCTTTTCCTCCATTAAAATTgtcataatttttattgtaaTAACAGAAATTGTCAGCTAGCTCTTTTTTCATTACCATTTCTTCGCTGAATGTTTCTTTTCCACTGATGGTGTTAATAGAAGGGTAATTGTTTGCGTACTTGTTGACTTCCAATACACATCtgaaaagaataaaagaataaaaaaatgaaaaaataaatcataaggtaataaatatatgttcaAGAGGGTTAACAAACATACGGAACAAACggtataatatatatatatatatatatatatatatatatatatatatatatatatatatatatatgtttgtatatattcatGGGGagacattttttttatggcatattttttattttttcgaattttgttttattacCTTTGTGATGAAATAATTCCAAAGTTAATGTAAGGTGTTAAGAGATTAATCATTTCACTGTTGGGATCATTTTTCTTCAAGTTATACCTTTCCAATTTCTTTGAACAGaaattttgtaatatttcATGAGCCTTTTGCTCAGTACATACAAAGTTCAATAAGACGGGACAAGGAATATATACAGTTAGTTTTTTAAAAACTTCAGATATAGAAAATGGTTCAGgatatttaataatttgaTCAAACATTTCTAATTGTACATATTCAATAAGAAAAGTTGAAATATGTGTTTGTATTTTTGGTTTTATAGTTCTTACACAACTTTCTTCTATTTTCGATGTTATCCATATGGGTACAATATTATGTGAGTCCACTTGAAgtattttaattttttttttatttgataatTCTACTAAGTTTTGTATAAAAATTCTAGTCTCATTTAAGGGATTAAGATCACAAATAATAGTTTTTATATCATGGATTCTTAGGAATTCCATAAATTCATCtatcatataaatagtTAATACATAGAAAGGTatattcaatatttttttcatgttttcttctaaattttttaaaaccTTTAATTTGATATCTATATGTCTTTTAGGAAATGGTTCTTTTCTATTTAAATAGGTACATGCAAATAAATGagctttttttttttttgcttgTTCATATGCATATATCAGGGACCAGTTATCGTTAATCCTAAAATCTCTGGTTAATAATAAGAGAAcgttatttttattataatcgCATGAATTATGTTCAGGAgaaatattgttattatgtatattatcACATGACataatattactattttgagtattattattattattattcataatatgACTACTACTTgttatgttattatttttcgTAATCATGTCATGAGATAATAACGACTCCTTAAAATTCCCAGCAGTTTGATTATTTCGTACGTTTGCTAAACCatctttaatattttcGAATGATGTCAAACATCTAACTCGCTTATTCAAAATgtttaatttattttctaaagATGTTTCATATGGANNNNNNNNNNNNNNNNNNNNATCACTAGTTAGAGAAGTTTCTTTAACAGTATCAGAACCCGGAGAACATATATCTAGTAGATTGTTTTTGGATAACAGCGTATtacttttttcttttttcaaatCCTTTGTTAACATTTTTGAACCACCAGTAATATAGTTCTTACcatttattttcttattaataGTATTGTTCCATTTTGTGTTTCTATAATTTGATTTATTCTGTTGTTTTtcattaattaatttaacAATTTTGGTCACTTTGTTATTTTTGCTTGGGACGTGTGTCTTTGGAGGTACATTATTTTGTGAAGGTGGACATACTTTATTTTGTGAAGGTGGACAtacattattttgtaaagGTGGACATACATTATTTTGTGAAGATGGACATACATTATTTTGTGAAGGTGGACAtacattattttgtaaagGTGGACATACATTATTTTGTGAAGGTGGACATACATTATTTTGTGAAGGTGGACATACATTATTTTGTGAAGGTGGACATACATTATTTTGTGAaggaataaatatataatttttcgaagatgtatttatattttgttttccttttacaacaatattatttttttcaatagATTTCTTATGAatttcatctttttttaaaatttccattttataaatatctgtataaaattgttctttatataataatttattaattggttcttttaaatatgtttctactttttctttttctttttcttcttctttttctttttcttctacttctttttctttttcttttcctttttcttcttctttttcttttcctttttcttcttcttgttcgtcatttttttttttttttttcatatttccTTTTGTTTGTTgcattatatttttatcgACCTGTGAAAAAAAGGAAACCtgtttttttctatttgtATCTGTAAAAATAGATGATATTATATCCGTCTTATTACCTTTTTCAGATAATATACTTTCATCTTTActtatatttacattaagtttattatatttcatgTGATTATTGATAACACTAGTATTGGTATTATCCTTTTGTATATCTTccttatttattattataatatttttttttttttttttgtcgTCCATATGATTTTcttttacatttattataatatcttttttttcatcataaGAAGAAATTGTATCCATTCTTTTCGATGCTCCTATAATAGgaatttcatatttattattattttttttgtcacATATGGTAATgcttttatttatatttatctgaggtttattattatttttaaaattattaatattatcttttaatatatcttcattattttttattatggttttttttttttttttctcatcCAAGCTATTTTCTTGTCCATCTTGTACTATtattttctcttttttttcttcatttaattttttaataacttcggatttttgaaataaattcgtttctttctttttaagGGCTTCGTGTAATATTCCATCTACTTTATTATCCCTATCGCTTGCCATGGTTATTTCTTTGgtaaaaattaatatgtaaaaaataaatatgtaaaaaataaatatgtacaaatggatatatgttattataaacGAGTTtgtacaaaaataaaaccactgcaatgtaaataaaatataaatataaaaaaaaatatatatttgtatatatatgtatatatttatttatttatttataaaaaaaaccaTAAAAGAAAGGTATTAAGAAATATCTATGCTAATAGGAACAtccatataataaaatgtagatacaatatatatgtgtataaaaaaaaatatacttataaatattatccCTTTTCTTTAAATGGATATAAAACTTGttgtaattatatataaatatataaatatatatatatatatatatatatatatatatgtgtgtgtcatatacatttatatatttaaataatacgaattataataataaaattaatatatgaaataaacCAGTTGGgtaatcatatatatattatattcgtttatatataacaagTGTATTcaaagtaaaaaaaaaaaaaaaaaaaaaataaataatatatattataaatatataatatatatatatatatatattttaatattattaaaactATTCAATTATACTGTTTAagcatataaaatataatatatattttttttatttatcctatgaatatattatatatatatatatatatatataacacatttttaaattcatATTCTAGAAGTCATActaaaatattaatatatatatatatatatttatgtgtatgataaaataagaataaattttattatcgAGTTTGTTGTAATAACAAACATATAACattataaatgaaatattaaattatttatgttttaaataaaaaatcttttattttatatggataaaaaaaaaaaaaaaaaaaaaaaaaaaaaaaaaaactttttttttgatcaaattaaaatataaaaatataaaatatcataataacatattacaattataattataatatgattttatattaaGTCAATAAATGtgtacataaaaaaaaaaaaaaaaaaaatgaaaaaaaaaataaaaaaaagaggtatgtatgtaatatatatattatactatatagtttctttttatattttttttattttttatattttttatattttttatattttttattttttttccaaacatacattttttaaaaaagaaaaaacatTAACTACATgttcaaatatatataaatataataagcatacgtacatatataaataaaaatgtttttattatttcatttttttttatttaatcaCAAAAATAATGTCAAGTTGAAGAAACGTTTGTCgtacaatatatatatatataaataataattatagtacgatttattatttttttttttttttttttttttttttttttttttttttttNNNNNNNNNNNNNNNNNNNNNNNNNNNNNNNNNNNNNNNNNNNNNNNNNNNNNNNNNNNNNNNNNNNNNNNNNNNNNNNNNNNNNNNNNNNNNNNNNNNNNNNNNNNNNNNNNNNNNNNNNNNNNNNNNNNNNNNNNNNNNNNNNNNNNNNNNNNNNNNNNNNNNNNNNNNNNNNNNNNNNNNNNNNNNNNNNNNNttttttaaaaaaaaaaaaaaaaaaaaaaatatttaaataaaattttttttttttttttttttttttttttttttttttttttaaaaataatatttaaaaaaaaaataataaaaaaaaaaaaaaaaaaaaaaaaaaaaaaaaaaaaaaaaaaaaaaatagcacacatacatacataataaatatattatatatatgtataatatttggAGCTATTGATTAAATAATATGCTCTgctttatatatatatatatatatatgttttaaaataataactttatatatatatagataagATAAGATCTTATTCTGGgttattgttattataaatatgtaataaggtatttattatatatatatatatatatatatattttatttatatattttcattattattacatcTCACAATGGAACAtatctaataatataacataaaaatgaaatacACAAAATTCTTTCCCAGAGCAGCAATGTggaaatatttaaaaaaaaaaaaaaaaaaaaaaaaaacaataacgttcacatatatatatatatatatattataatgaatataaataaataatataaatatataagtttctttccttttccttttttcttcttcattaCTACATTATGGTAAATATGTAAANNNNNNNNNNNNNNNNNNNNNNNNNNNNNNNNNNNNNNNNNNNNNNNNNNNNNNNNNNNNNNNNNNNNNNNNNNNNNNNNNNNNNNNNNNNNNNNNNNNNaaaaaaataaatataaaaaaaattattatatttatataaataaaaaaaatataaaatataaaaattaatattaaaaaaaataaaaaaaaaaaaaaaaaaaaaaaaaaaaaaaaaaaaaaaaaaaaaaaaaaaaaaaaaaaaaaaaaaaaaaaaaaaaaaaaatatatatatacacatatatatattatatatatggatatTCTTCCACATTTGGATGTCagattttttattaactTGGTCACTTGCTTTTTCctttcataaaaaaaaaaaaatatatatatatatatatatatatatatttatttatttatttatagtAGAATAGCCATTCCCaatgttataataatatcattattaagTTATGTGAATTATTCAATTAGATGTAAAAgcaaaatatataatataaccaacacgtatacatatatattatcctccccattttttcttttttcttttttctttttcttttttttctcattagatagaataatatataatatatatatatatatatatatatatatatatatatatatatattacatatatatgtatatttttttttttttaaaaatatgacCTTCATATCAACGTTCAGTCAACTTATCCTGTACACACATGTGTTATTAAACATGTGTTCTggtttttattttgaacAGGCTGAAGAATTACTTGTAAAGAATGCTCATAGCGATATATGTAAAAGAGAACATCATATAAGCTTCAACaatgaaattataaagTTATGTTTGTTCTCTCAACCTTCTGGTGTTCATTCTAAATATAATCTTATAGTAAATACattaaaagaagaaaagtgggaggaaaaatataaagttTTAAAAGAGAATACATTTAAAAttcttaaatatttttatacatttgtaaataaaaatgaactagtcataatattttgttttaataaacTTATAAATAAAGCGCCTTATGAATGTCATAGATCTATTAACAAGGTGGACGGTAAAGGAAATGAAGAACATAAAGTTAGAATTAATTATAACCACATAGATCCTTTATCGTTAGTTGATTATACATCTAATACATTTGATTTCTTGGGTActtcatatttattaatttgtGGAATTAACGAAAACAGAAAGTTGTCTCCAGGTTCTCATGTCTTTATCTTATGTCGTGCTAGTAAGGATTCTGGTCTTACCTGGGGGTAACAACAGAAcagaaaaataaattatgtGTGTTATCTGTATtaatatgtacataaaattgtatatatatatatatatatatcaatgTGTCTATGTGCTTATCCCTTTATCGTATCATCCCTTTTTATTTCCATTTATCTGTTCATCCCTTTTTATTTCCATTTATCTTTTCACCCCTTTTTATTTCCATTTATCTTATCATCCCTTTTTATTTCCATTTATCTTTTCACCCCTTTTTATTTCCATTTATCTTTTCACCCCTTTTTATTTCCATTTATCTTTTCACCCCTTTTTATTTCCATTTATCTTATCATccctttttatatttcttctaCCAGATTGACGTTCTCCTTTTATTACCCACACGCCAAAAGCGAGGTGGTGTACTCTAAGGTGGTTCCCAAAATTAGCTACAACGAAATCGgatttttgtttttttctccAGACGTTTCTacaaacaaatatattaagtGCACTTATCGAGAAGGGTATCACTTCGATTGTGATGATATTCATTTTGTAGAAGATAAATACTTGTTGGATATTACAAAAGTAAGAGGATATTATTTAACAATTTTGTCAAACAAGAAAGATAAAAAAGAGAAAGTAAAATTGTggtatatttataattctGTAATTACAGAAAGCATGCATAATAATGCTATAAGTGTAGGTAAAGAATATAGAGAAGgtaatttatatttattaaacGATTCCAcagtattatataattacttaaatgaaaaagatagctatctttatttaataaagcATAAAGGATCTGTAAAACATTGTAccttattatatttaaaaaaaaggtatGCAAATCCAGGCTTTgtaaaagaaattaaagAAAACCATACAACATTAATTAAAGATAATTCTAATAATTATAGAAATGTGtgtaatattaattatgaTGATTTGTCAATAAATTTAAACGACCGATATTTTATTGTAAGTGTATATAATGGTGTAAAAACAGATATTAGGAGTTGTTTCTATTTTAgttatgataatattttagaacctgttaatataataaataaaattgttaaagtatatgaatatagtaattattctttatatatatttcatattaataaagaTCTAGAATCctattttctttttaataaaaaaatggaatGCTTTCTAGGAGatgatttttatataaatctaaatattaattttataaatacatataaattagATAATTCatcttataataataataataatgaaaaagtAGTTAATTTATATCCAAATAatcttatttattataaattacCAAGCcttaattataaaaataccTTTTTATCAAACATTCATTTCCCACCATATACAAAATACGTAAAACTAAATgataaagaatatatatttaaattacCTTCTTATATTGAAGAAGATATCCATACAGAATTACATTTTCTTCAGAAAGATAATAagttttataaaaaaaaaacaatttttCATAAAGGGGGAGATAACAACGATTTCGTTTTAGGTATCGacttttcaaaaaaaaaaaataatatctGTTCCTATGGATATTCAAAAACATCATGTGAATACACACATAtagatattaataaaattaatattaaagtTCCCATGAATGACGAAATTACATCTGATATAACATTAGCAATAATATGTCCCGtaagtaaaaaaaatcaaaacGTATGCTTTCATCATACATATGATAACGGGAAAAAAGTATTAATCAGAGATCATCTATATGATAGAAACGGatatttaaatgtatatcctaaaatatatatttatacacCAAAATTAAATCAAATATATGAAGAATCAAAGCTAGTTATAAGAAAAGAATTTATTGAAatctttaaaaataataaatgtaacTATAGAAATGTTATCTTATGTAAATGTTACGCGAATAATATGTACTATGATATtacatttaatttaatatagGACCAAGCAAGCCATCCCTCTTTTTCTTTCTCACTGCAGGGAACATTACATAggtataaaatataacacACTCGcatataaacaaataaataaataaataaataaataaatatatatatatatatatatatatatgtagacacgcatataaaaatatttacatatacatatacatatatatatatatatatatatatttttttttatgtatgaTTAGTGTCTATttcaatatttatacaatatttaatatatattcataattaaatttttatatctatCCATTTTAATCAAgtacatttttttctctcAGTTGtctatatttaaaaaaagcatacataaataataacataataaataatacataattacacaaatatataatatatatatatatatataaatatgtgaACGTtatagttttttttttttttttttttttttttttttttttttttttttttttNNNNNNNNNNNNNNNNNNNNNNNNNNNNNNNNNNNNNNNNNNNNNNNNNNNNNNNNNNNNNNNNNNNNNNNNNNNNNNNNNNNNNNNNNNNNNNNNNNNNAATtaaaacatttattttattatatattataaattattatctattATTGAGATCCAAATATAagttacatatatatacatttatgtTACAAATGTATACGTAAAgtttaaaataaaaaaaaaaaaaaaaaaatacataaacatataacatatatttgtatttgtATTTAAGATGGTAGATAAGAATAGTTTGCTTTTGAATGAAAAAATTCGatttgataaatataatgaaaatgttgaagaagaatataaaagaaaatataatatagaaaacaaaatagatgaatattttgatgataataatagtagtagtaATTCTTCTGTATCTTCATCTTCTAGTACATTaagttataaaaaaagaaaagaaaagttatttttatataaatatatatctcCATTTATGGATTTAGGAAAGCGCTTTTATTCATCATtaacattaatatatgaacCGAAATTATATCACCTGTCCATATTTCTAACAACTTTATGGgcatataaaaatatcaaatgtataaataaattgtTAATTCATAAATACAATGATATACATTATCAAATTACAAGACCAGATTCTTTAAATGGTCGACGAAAGGCATTCAGAATGTTAGCACTTGGTGGTTCAATAATCCCATTCTTCTTTATTGCTCTTTTTATTTACGATATGAAGAAAGAACAAccaaattatatattagtGAATAGGTCAGACATTCCATCAGAGAATCGTACTAATCATATAATTCCTTATACATTAAAGAGAGATATATCTCATAAGGTAAGAATGttacaataaaaatagttccttatggaaatatatatatatatatatatatatatatatacatatacatatgtatgtatttttatttatgtatatatatccatttttattatattatattatattatattatattatttttttttttttttttttcccaACTCCATCCTATTTCAGATATTACTattaaaggaaaaaattCTCTTTTTTGCAAAAGATTTAGctgaaaataataattttaaaacGTTATCGAGGGAATACCGTAAAAATATGGATAAAcgattatataaacattatattaaaaaggaagatattaattaaaaaatatgctacattatatgtacacacatgtacatatatatatatatatatatatatatatatattacatttatatttttttttttttttgtaaaaatttttaattaattcgaaatatatacatatatatatatatatatatatatttttatgtgatatcttttattatacaaattaatatttctatagtttgcttttaaatattaaattaaacATTTGATTTCGTCTTAATATGTTTTgccattttttttaaatgttcTGTTCCAGACAAATAGGCTCCtataaaaggaaaaaataaaaatatatatatattatatatatatgtatgtatgtatgtattttttttttttttttttttttttttttttttttttttttttttttttttttttttttttttttttttttttggttttttttttNNNNNNNNNNNNNNNNNNNNNNNNNNNNNNNNNNNNNNNNNNNNNNNNNNNNNNNNNN is from Plasmodium reichenowi strain SY57 chromosome 5, whole genome shotgun sequence and encodes:
- a CDS encoding mitochondrial import inner membrane translocase subunit TIM16, putative — translated: MLPFRPLSQFVFQFLIITSTALGKAFIQAYREIIKNKHNTHFIKEKYNPCMNIEEALNILNVDKTKIYKNLNKEELMSLKDEITNRHLILNKLNEKNGPYNGSAYIQKKARIAKDILFQHLKLQ
- a CDS encoding deoxyribodipyrimidine photo-lyase, putative, which translates into the protein MASDRDNKVDGILHEALKKKETNLFQKSEVIKKLNEEKKEKIIVQDGQENSLDEKKKKKTIIKNNEDILKDNINNFKNNNKPQININKSITICDKKNNNKYEIPIIGASKRMDTISSYDEKKDIIINVKENHMDDKKKKKNIIIINKEDIQKDNTNTSVINNHMKYNKLNVNISKDESILSEKGNKTDIISSIFTDTNRKKQVSFFSQVDKNIMQQTKGNMKKKKKNDEQEEEKGKEKEEEKGKEKEKEVEEKEKEEEKEKEKVETYLKEPINKLLYKEQFYTDIYKMEILKKDEIHKKSIEKNNIVVKGKQNINTSSKNYIFIPSQNNVCPPSQNNVCPPSQNNVCPPSQNNVCPPLQNNVCPPSQNNVCPSSQNNVCPPLQNNVCPPSQNKVCPPSQNNVPPKTHVPSKNNKVTKIVKLINEKQQNKSNYRNTKWNNTINKKINGKNYITGGSKMLTKDLKKEKSNTLLSKNNLLDICSPGSDTVKETSLTSDXXXXXXXPYETSLENKLNILNKRVRCLTSFENIKDGLANVRNNQTAGNFKESLLSHDMITKNNNITSSSHIMNNNNNNTQNSNIMSCDNIHNNNISPEHNSCDYNKNNVLLLLTRDFRINDNWSLIYAYEQAKKKKAHLFACTYLNRKEPFPKRHIDIKLKVLKNLEENMKKILNIPFYVLTIYMIDEFMEFLRIHDIKTIICDLNPLNETRIFIQNLVELSNKKKIKILQVDSHNIVPIWITSKIEESCVRTIKPKIQTHISTFLIEYVQLEMFDQIIKYPEPFSISEVFKKLTVYIPCPVLLNFVCTEQKAHEILQNFCSKKLERYNLKKNDPNSEMINLLTPYINFGIISSQRCVLEVNKYANNYPSINTISGKETFSEEMVMKKELADNFCYYNKNYDNFNGGKDWAKDSLKKHDSDKREYLYDFDDFKNAKTHDDLWNCCQLQLINEGIIHEFLRMYWCKKILNWSGNSKTALKCAMKLNDDFSIDAKSPHGYVSIMSSIMGIHDQSWNERTVFGKIRFMNYNSCKRNFDINVYMSKYPKGKENALIVQKIPTMTFSSYIKKRKNNNITIEEKKNEKREKKCVAS
- a CDS encoding 6-cysteine protein, encoding MTFISTFSQLILYTHVLLNMCSGFYFEQAEELLVKNAHSDICKREHHISFNNEIIKLCLFSQPSGVHSKYNLIVNTLKEEKWEEKYKVLKENTFKILKYFYTFVNKNELVIIFCFNKLINKAPYECHRSINKVDGKGNEEHKVRINYNHIDPLSLVDYTSNTFDFLGTSYLLICGINENRKLSPGSHVFILCRASKDSGLTWGLTFSFYYPHAKSEVVYSKVVPKISYNEIGFLFFSPDVSTNKYIKCTYREGYHFDCDDIHFVEDKYLLDITKVRGYYLTILSNKKDKKEKVKLWYIYNSVITESMHNNAISVGKEYREGNLYLLNDSTVLYNYLNEKDSYLYLIKHKGSVKHCTLLYLKKRYANPGFVKEIKENHTTLIKDNSNNYRNVCNINYDDLSINLNDRYFIVSVYNGVKTDIRSCFYFSYDNILEPVNIINKIVKVYEYSNYSLYIFHINKDLESYFLFNKKMECFLGDDFYINLNINFINTYKLDNSSYNNNNNEKVVNLYPNNLIYYKLPSLNYKNTFLSNIHFPPYTKYVKLNDKEYIFKLPSYIEEDIHTELHFLQKDNKFYKKKTIFHKGGDNNDFVLGIDFSKKKNNICSYGYSKTSCEYTHIDINKINIKVPMNDEITSDITLAIICPVSKKNQNVCFHHTYDNGKKVLIRDHLYDRNGYLNVYPKIYIYTPKLNQIYEESKLVIRKEFIEIFKNNKCNYRNVILCKCYANNMYYDITFNLI
- a CDS encoding hypothetical protein (conserved Plasmodium protein, unknown function): MVDKNSLLLNEKIRFDKYNENVEEEYKRKYNIENKIDEYFDDNNSSSNSSVSSSSSTLSYKKRKEKLFLYKYISPFMDLGKRFYSSLTLIYEPKLYHLSIFLTTLWAYKNIKCINKLLIHKYNDIHYQITRPDSLNGRRKAFRMLALGGSIIPFFFIALFIYDMKKEQPNYILVNRSDIPSENRTNHIIPYTLKRDISHKILLLKEKILFFAKDLAENNNFKTLSREYRKNMDKRLYKHYIKKEDIN